Proteins from one Fragaria vesca subsp. vesca linkage group LG6, FraVesHawaii_1.0, whole genome shotgun sequence genomic window:
- the LOC101301596 gene encoding uncharacterized protein LOC101301596: MKIASLVTVWIVYGLLGIGFTYSYPTSAFDDLRNERSETTVTYIYDRIDDVNKACQFVLSSASELKAEDDRIYSMKKQLFFVNGDWRQEVGKDPIMPFDDREVQSEYLGNRTPLNLASFWLVDIDRAHRSKKSLSVSGFMVMGITIDGSFMDYGYQGTPEFRMWRSHSQMTISFQGIYTESKKNGGERVMCLLGSTMLPSREPDSANPWEWLKASDSSNQPPLSQDDQILLVLHFPVTFNLTSRAIRGELRSLNPKSNSKYFDEVHILSQLGKSAMYEFGSEKIVSRACDPYPYDDSLVYGGTSNYKGHTICEILKEVARDQAFTVVPNWRCNGTDEFCSKLGPFVTDKEIKESDGSFKGVKLYMQEIMCEQKASGGNASSARVSAVFRAVSPMENLYTAAKRSGLNNMTVAAEGIWKSTSGQLCMVGCLGLVDVEGSRCNTRVCLYVPTSFSIKQRSILYGSFSSINNTGSSYFPLSFEKLVQPSELWNYFRVSSPNYKYTKISSAAVVLEKNEPFSVGTVIKKSLLSFPKLEDTEAFELSLSVLSEDLTLHVSAFPDPIPKLQPPKVDVQMEILSVGPLFGRYWSPQNGSTAQEETPYHTKSEYTEKQLLLNVSAQLTITGKAYSSLSVLYLEGLYDPHVGKMYLVGCRDVRASWKILYESMDLEAGLDCLVEMVVSYPPTTSRWLVNPAARISIASQRTEDDPLYFSTVKLQTLPIMYRKQREDILSRRGIEGILRVLTLSLAICGILSQLFYIRYNVDSVPYMSLVMLGIQAIGYSIPLVTGAEALFKKLATESYETTTYGLDDSQWFRILDYTVKLLLMASLLLTLRLCQKVWKSRIRLLAQTPLEPHRVPNDKRVLMTTSAIHLIGYVMVLVVHSMRTGQRSIRTKSYKIAREDSRGLWEWETELEEYVGLVQDFFLLPQMIGNLVWQIDCKPLRKLYFIGITLVRLFPHIYDYVRAPSLNPYFAEEYEFVNPGLDFYSKFGDIAIPITAILLAVVVYVQQRWNYETLSKMLTFGQCRLLPSGSRMYERLPSSSKAFEAELVSGVNENARQENDKENDDVE, translated from the coding sequence ATGAAGATTGCATCTTTAGTTACTGTTTGGATTGTTTATGGGTTGTTGGGTATTGGGTTCACATATTCATACCCTACTTCAGCATTTGATGATCTCAGAAATGAAAGAAGTGAAACCACTGTCACTTATATCTATGATAGAATAGATGATGTGAATAAAGCATGTCAGTTTGTTCTATCTTCTGCTTCAGAACTGAAAGCTGAAGATGATAGGATTTATAGCATGAAGAAGCAGCTTTTTTTTGTTAATGGGGATTGGAGGCAGGAGGTGGGTAAGGATCCAATCATGCCATTTGATGATAGAGAAGTTCAAAGCGAGTATTTGGGTAACCGAACTCCATTGAACTTGGCTTCATTTTGGCTCGTGGATATTGATCGTGCCCATCGATCCAAGAAGTCACTAAGTGTTAGTGGCTTCATGGTTATGGGTATCACTATAGATGGTAGCTTTATGGATTATGGGTACCAAGGAACTCCGGAGTTCCGAATGTGGCGTAGCCATTCTCAAATGACAATTTCCTTCCAAGGGATTTACACCGAATCCAAGAAGAATGGTGGTGAAAGAGTGATGTGCTTATTGGGGAGTACAATGTTGCCGTCTCGGGAGCCTGATTCTGCTAATCCATGGGAGTGGCTGAAGGCATCTGATTCAAGTAACCAACCTCCTCTTTCTCAAGATGATCAGATTCTGCTTGTTCTTCACTTTCCGGTGACTTTCAACTTGACAAGTAGGGCTATCCGAGGGGAACTGAGAAGTTTAAATCCAAAGTCAAACTCGAAGTACTTTGATGAGGTTCACATTTTATCACAGTTGGGGAAGTCAGCAATGTATGAATTTGGTTCAGAAAAGATTGTTTCTAGAGCATGTGATCCATACCCTTATGATGATAGCTTGGTATATGGTGGCACTAGCAACTATAAAGGTCATACTATTTGCGAAATCCTTAAAGAAGTTGCACGGGATCAAGCTTTCACTGTTGTGCCAAACTGGAGATGCAATGGCACCGATGAGTTTTGCAGCAAGTTGGGGCCTTTTGTGACAGATAAAGAGATTAAGGAGTCAGATGGAAGCTTTAAAGGTGTTAAACTATATATGCAGGAAATCATGTGCGAACAAAAAGCTTCTGGTGGAAATGCCAGTTCTGCAAGGGTTTCGGCTGTATTTAGAGCTGTTTCTCCAATGGAGAATCTGTATACTGCAGCAAAGAGATCTGGGCTTAACAATATGACTGTTGCTGCTGAGGGAATTTGGAAATCTACCAGTGGACAGCTTTGCATGGTTGGTTGCCTTGGACTTGTTGACGTAGAAGGCAGCCGATGCAATACTAGGGTCTGTTTGTATGTACCTACATCTTTCTCCATAAAGCAACGAAGCATTCTTTATGGAAGTTTCTCTAGCATCAATAATACTGGTTCATCATATTTTCCTCTCTCGTTTGAAAAGCTAGTGCAGCCTTCAGAACTGTGGAATTATTTCAGAGTTTCCAGTCCAAACTACAAGTACACAAAAATCTCTTCAGCTGCTGTTGTCTTGGAAAAAAACGAGCCCTTCAGTGTTGGAACTGTGATCAAGAAATCTTTGCTGAGTTTCCCCAAACTGGAAGACACGGAAGCTTTTGAACTCAGTCTTTCTGTTCTCTCTGAGGATCTTACCCTTCATGTGTCTGCATTTCCTGATCCAATTCCGAAGCTTCAACCTCCAAAAGTAGACGTTCAGATGGAGATTCTCTCTGTGGGTCCCTTGTTTGGTCGCTATTGGTCTCCACAAAATGGTTCCACTGCACAAGAGGAGACTCCTTACCACACAAAGTCCGAATACACCGAAAAGCAGCTCCTTCTGAATGTATCAGCACAACTCACCATCACTGGGAAAGCCTATAGCAGTCTGTCTGTGCTATATTTGGAAGGCCTCTATGATCCACATGTTGGAAAGATGTATCTAGTTGGATGCCGGGATGTTCGAGCCTCGTGGAAGATCTTGTATGAGAGCATGGATCTTGAAGCCGGGCTGGATTGTTTGGTTGAAATGGTTGTGTCTTATCCTCCAACTACATCTCGATGGTTAGTCAATCCAGCAGCCCGTATTTCCATAGCCAGCCAAAGGACTGAAGATGACCCTCTTTACTTTAGTACAGTCAAGCTCCAAACTCTTCCAATTATGTACAGGAAGCAGCGGGAAGACATTCTCTCTCGTCGGGGGATTGAGGGAATCCTCCGAGTTTTGACTCTTTCACTAGCAATTTGTGGAATTTTAAGCCAACTGTTTTACATCAGGTATAATGTGGATTCTGTTCCTTACATGTCTCTAGTCATGCTAGGTATCCAAGCAATTGGGTATAGCATTCCTCTGGTCACAGGCGCTGAAGCACTCTTCAAGAAGTTAGCTACTGAGTCCTATGAAACAACAACGTATGGCCTCGATGACAGTCAGTGGTTTCGTATACTTGATTACACGGTTAAGCTTCTTCTGATGGCCTCATTGTTACTGACTTTAAGGCTTTGTCAGAAAGTGTGGAAATCTCGCATCAGGTTACTTGCACAAACTCCTCTTGAACCACATCGTGTCCCTAATGATAAACGGGTGCTTATGACCACCTCAGCAATACATCTGATTGGCTATGTAATGGTTCTAGTCGTTCATAGTATGAGGACCGGCCAAAGATCAATCCGCACAAAAAGCTATAAAATTGCCAGGGAAGACTCTCGTGGACTGTGGGAATGGGAAACGGAACTAGAGGAGTATGTGGGACTTGTCCAAGATTTTTTCCTACTCCCCCAGATGATTGGTAACCTGGTGTGGCAGATTGATTGTAAACCACTCAGAAAGCTTTATTTCATTGGGATCACACTGGTCAGACTCTTTCCTCACATTTATGATTATGTTAGAGCTCCGTCTCTCAACCCTTACTTTGCCGAGGAGTATGAGTTTGTCAACCCAGGTTTGGATTTTTACTCCAAGTTTGGGGATATTGCCATACCTATTACAGCAATTCTCCTTGCAGTTGTAGTCTATGTTCAGCAAAGGTGGAATTATGAGACACTGAGCAAGATGCTTACTTTCGGGCAATGTAGGCTTCTTCCCTCGGGATCCAGAATGTACGAGAGGTTGCCTTCCAGTTCCAAGGCATTTGAAGCTGAGCTTGTTTCTGGTGTCAATGAAAATGCTAGACAAGAGAACGACAAGGAGAATGATGATGTAGAGTGA
- the LOC101300553 gene encoding small subunit processome component 20 homolog, translating into MATSSQAQAVKSLNNSAGRRRFVFKSISQRLEEVEIDVFRSLDKVKDEPSPGSTFFKDCLVEWRELNTAEDFISFHEQMTPLVQTLPLILLHKETIFSELVSRLQISARLSVEPILRLIAALSRDLLEDFIPFLPRIVDSLVSLLQSGADREPEIVEQIFTSWSCIMRDLQKYLVHRLVDMLEVTAKLRYYPKEYVQELMAQAMGFLLRTRTAPFGQLDKGVRKLMLDVVEESTPYRKYGVGALLYHAMTGTSTRFHSRAKQVLLLLMDNSLIGSATVIEVLISALQRLCEDLDSKELNLMFECLYQEIKGCMTNESVPRLSHLLSLLVSTVQVKNGKTVSDYKPMLEIVGLLVRTYIIASSVQMGEEHLSEVVDKIFQLMLCILSGLHTCSNFSMITGCSLQWAPVFDLSKSSLLGFIQQLLQKDIYIVNTFRISILRAMNVLIETSKEDVIFLLLTFCERLQRGVHNFTLQDGAPELSRIQGFLSGTVSNWVGVLKGVENGDLSSTSIHEADLALLWGILNCFPLMVDSQEGLSLLFDLIDAIDQLLRIEDDMHRTLPFTVSSLATRAGNIAGFPKHTWQSLIGTSLSSYYKFTCGNNLEPETSRLLALGKRHKSCSHVLVAVADFLDSLYGSAMDVDSQFRICHPELSAYMATDALKVFADNLCHSDRGIRASTLRILCHFETLSCDEPVLKKMNTELSPTSHVDNKDLNVLQLLLSIESTPLSICTSRKVTLLISRIQMGLSAGRISEAYLPLVLNGMIGIFHNRFSHLWNPASECLAVLISQSKGHVWETFLNYFEQCQSIFQSSIVQVGQVDTMLSNKSSDLAERFNLFVTPTSDSTPTATVLSSLLQSLQKTPILESKCHQILPLFLRYLGYNCENFVSVGSFNSNVCKGKEWKHVLKEWLNLLKLMHNLKHSYQNQFLKEVLLLDENDAEVQMKVLDCLLIWKDDFLLPYSQQLKNLVSFHNLREELTRWSLSRESNLIEEQHRPYLVPIVIRLLIPNIRKLKKHASQKHSRVNHRKAVLGFIAQLDVEELPLFFAMLIKPLHIISIGSEGAANWFWSSSNGSVEEFRRLNFLKYFTFCNITALSWKKRSAFLHVIEDVLGVFDASHVGPFLDFLMGCVVRILGSSTIGLDVAKGKGASSLKNYSDATLGSLGYDGAVDNNVVIPTAMGQLKDFRSLSLKIVSFVLNKYEDHDFSCEFWDLFFGSVKPLIDGFKQEGFSGQKPSSLFSCFLAMSRSEKLVSLLCREQNLVPDILSILSVKSASEAIVACVLNFVENLLILDDDLGVEDNAGKRVIRLYLEALVDNLHRLFESNVAAKRKLLKHPGETEVRIFKILPKYINDELSARKFVDILLPVLANGAQDSEFRFEAVQVICDIVPVLGSDVTNNILSAVSPLLTSTDLDKRFYICDLLDALARADPSIQFVAKLVQDLNATSLTDIDSLDYDRVLDAYDKITVDMFNTIREDHALVILSHCVYDMSSNESTLRHRAYDALISFVQFSALILGKVVNNDSEMPDKMLASEDHCWTKGCIQRITSKFFLKHMANAMKSGTTVRVEWVDLLREMVLKLPEVANLGSLKPLQDENLEIDFFKNIIHIQKHRRARAMKRFKNAVTDSYMPEGITKKLFVPFFFTILMEEEKGEHIKNMCIEVLASISSREWSSSYSLLMRCFNEINKNPLKQKLLLRLICSILHQFHFSETIDTGSVNEIQKCLHKSVLPKIQKLLSDSEKVSVNISLAALRVLKLLPGDVMDSQLPSIIHRISNFLKNRLESIREEARSALADCLKELGLEYLHFIVKVLRSTLKRGFELHVLGYTLNFILSKFLTTPISGKLDYCLEDLLSIAQNDILGDVAEEKEVEKIASKMKETKKQKSFETLKLIAQSITFKSHALKLISPVITQFEKHLTPKTKSKLESMLSHIAAGIECNPTVDQTDLFIFVHGLIEDGINEEKGKGESSFIMGGDGLRRKDVVGKGNSSGRIAGAKSVCSYLISVFALGILQKCIKNMKVRKNDVQILSMLDPFVTLLGMCLTSKYEDVLSATLRCLTSLVRFNLPAIEDQADNLKAVLFDIAHSWLKNGSSLMESCLRLLTVLLRGNKITLSSEHLHLLIQLPVFVDIERDPSFVALSLLKAIVKRKLVVPEVYDLVTRVAELMVTSQVEPIHHKCSQILSHFLNDYPLSEKRLQQHLDFLLSNLRYEHASGRKTVLEMLHAVIVKNPRSVVDEQSQTFFVHLVVCLANDRDNEVRLMAGEAIKRLTGCVSPRSLLSILEYSLSWYLGEKQQLWGAAAQVLGLLVEVEVMKKRFHKHINNVLQVTKRILQSAIDAVTHDSPHETAIPFWKEAFYSLVMLEKILNRFHDLCFDRDLEEIWEAICELLLHPHMWLRCISSRLVAFYFASVKESCSGDNGNPFGTYYLIKPNKIFMIAVYLCCQLKSQLVDDAANKLITQNLAFTVCGVHSLMGLTECADSHQFWYNLEHHEQDRFLKVFELLEARKGKTMFLSLTSGICDANDENPPKNILSLLVSNLLKKMGKIALQMEAIQMKIVFDCFGKILSEMSQEDCMLYAYEMLQPLYKVCEGFSGTVIPENMKQLAEEVSGRLRSKLGSQNYAQVYNDIRKQLKAKRDKRKQDEKRLAVVNPMQNAKRKLRIAEKHRANKKRKLMTMKMGRWVHQSKSK; encoded by the exons GTGTCAGAAAGCTGATGCTTGATGTTGTAGAGGAATCAACACCTTACAGAAAATATGGAGTCGGTGCTTTACTATATCATGCCATGACAGGAACCTCAACAAGATTCCATTCTAGAGCCAAGCAAGTGTTACTTTTATTGATGGACAACTCATTAATTG GTTCTGCCACTGTTATTGAAGTCTTAATTTCTGCCTTACAGAGATTGTGTGAGGATTTGGACTCCAAGGAGTTGAACTTGATGTTCGAATGCTTATATCAGGAAATAAAGGGCTGTATGACCAATGAAAGTGTACCACGTTTAAGCCACCTGTTGTCACTGCTTGTCTCTACTGTTCAGGTGAAGAATGGCAAAACGGTTTCTG ATTACAAGCCAATGCTTGAAATTGTGGGGTTGCTTGTGCGGACATATATTATAGCCTCTAGCGTTCAGATGGGAGAGGAACATTTATCTGAAGTTGTTGATAAGATTTTTCAGTTAATGCTCTGCATACTTAGCGGACTGCACACTTGTAGTAATTTTTCTATGATCACTGGCTGTTCGTTGCAATGGGCTCCTGTATTTGATTTATCGAAGTCGAG CTTATTGGGGTTTATTCAACAGCTGCTACAAAAGGATATTTATATAGTAAATACCTTCCGAATTAGCATTTTAAG GGCCATGAATGTTTTAATAGAAACCTCCAAAGAAGATGTTATATTTCTGTTACTCACGTTCTGTGAAAGACTGCAAAGGGGAGTGCACAACTTTACGTTACAAGATGGAGCACCTGAACTGTCAAGGATCCAAGGTTTTCTGAGTGGCACAGTCAGTAATTGGGTTGGGGTTTTAAAGGGTGTCGAGAATGGGGATTTATCATCCACTTCAATTCATGAAGCTGATTTGGCCCTGCTGTGGGGAATCCTTAACTGCTTTCCACTAATGGTAGATTCCCAAGAAGGTCTATCCTTGTTATTTGATCTGATAGATGCAATCGATCAGCTCCTGAGGATTGAAGATG ATATGCATCGGACCTTGCCCTTCACAGTTAGTTCACTTGCTACTCGTGCAGGGAATATTGCGGGTTTTCCTAAACACACTTGGCAAAGCCTAATTGGTACTTCCTTAAGTTCCTATTACAAATTCACCTGTGGCAATAATTTGGAGCCAGAAACAAGCAGACTGTTAGCTCTTGGAAAAAGACACAAATCATGTTCCCATGTGTTGGTTGCTGTTGCTGATTTTTTGGACTCTTTGTATGG GTCTGCGATGGATGTCGATTCCCAGTTTAGAATTTGTCATCCAGAACTTAGTGCATATATGGCTACAGATGCTTTAAAGGTGTTTGCTGACAATTTGTGCCACTCAGACAGAGGGATTCGTGCTTCCACTCTTAGAATATTATGCCACTTTGAAACATTAAGCTGCGATGAGCCAGTTCTGAAAAAGATGAACACTGAACTTTCTCCTACTTCTCATGTAGATAACAAAGACTTAAAT GTTCTTCAGCTCCTTCTCTCAATCGAGTCAACTCCTCTTTCAATTTGCACCAGCAGAAAAGTTACTCTACTGATTTCTAGAATACAGATGGGCCTCTCTGCTGGAAGAATATCTGAAGCTTATCTTCCCCTTGTTTTAAATGGGATGATTGGTATCTTCCATAACCGGTTTAGTCATCTTTGGAATCCTGCATCAGAGTGCCTTGCAGTTCTGATAAGCCAAAGTAAAGGACATGTATGGGAAACTTTTCTCAACTATTTTGAGCAATGCCAGTCAATATTTCAATCATCTATTGTTCAAGTTGGCCAAGTTGATACTATGCTGTCCAACAAGTCAAGTG ATCTGGCTGAGCGCTTTAATTTGTTTGTTACTCCAACATCTGATAGTACACCAACTGCAACAGTATTATCTTCCTTGCTCCAGTCTTTACAAAAAACTCCAATCCTTGAATCCAAGTGTCATCAGATTCTACCTTTATTTCTGAGATATTTGGGCTATAATTGTGAAAACTTTGTAAG TGTGGGGTCTTTCAATTCAAATGTTTGTAAAGGTAAAGAGTGGAAACATGTCCTTAAAGAATGGTTAAACTTGCTGAAACTGATGCACAACCTTAAGCACTCATATCAGAATCAATTTCTTAAAGAGGTTTT GCTCTTGGATGAAAATGATGCTGAAGTACAGATGAAGGTTCTTGATTGCCTCTTAATCTGGAAAGATGATTTCCTGCTCCCGTATAGTCAGCAGTTGAAAAACCTGGTCAGCTTCCATAATTTGAGAGAAGAATTAACAAGATGGAGTTTATCCAGGGAGTCTAATCTAATTGAAGAACAACACAGACCTTACCTTGTGCCCATTGTTATCCGTCTTCTGATTCCCAACATCCGGAAATTGAAGAAACATGCTTCCCAGAAG CACTCTAGAGTAAATCATCGCAAGGCAGTACTCGGTTTTATAGCCCAACTTGATGTTGAAGAGCTACCTCTTTTCTTTGCAATGTTGATAAAGCCATTGCACATTATTTCAATAGGAAGTGAAGGTGCTGCAAACTGGTTTTGGAGCTCATCAAATGGTTCTGTGGAAGAATTCCGAAGATTGAATTTCTTGAAGTATTTCACGTTTTGCAATATTACAGCCTTGTCTTGGAAGAAAAGAAGTGCTTTTCTGCATGTGATTGAAGATGTTCTTGGTGTTTTTGATGCATCACATGTTGGTCCATTTCTTGATTTTCTAATGGGATGTGTTGTTCGGATACTAGGAAGCAGTACTATAGGTCTTGATGTGGCAAAAGGCAAAGGAGCTTCTTCCCTTAAAAATTATTCTGATGCTACTCTTGGTTCACTTGGATATGACGGTGCAGTGGATAATAATGTTGTG ATACCTACGGCTATGGGGCAGTTGAAGGATTTCAGATCTCTCTCCTTGAAAATTGTGTCCTTTGTTCTCAATAAGTATGAAGATCATGACTTTAGCTGCGAATTCTGGGACCTTTTCTTTGGGTCGGTGAAGCCTTTAATTGATGGTTTCAAGCAGGAGGGATTCAGTGGCCAGAAGCCTAGTTCACTCTTCTCTTGCTTTCTTGCTATGTCTAGAAGCGAAAAACTGGTATCACTGCTGTGTAGGGAGCAAAACCTCGTCCCTGATATTCTCTCAATTCTATCCGTCAAGTCAGCATCTGAAGCTATTGTAGCTTGTGTTCTGAACTTTGTTGAGAACTTGTTGATTCTGGATGATGACTTGGGTGTTGAAGACAATGCCGGGAAAAGAGTTATACGTCTGTACCTTGAAGCACTAGTTGATAATTTGCATCGTCTCTTTGAAAGTAATGTTGCAGCCAAGAG GAAATTGCTTAAACACCCAGGGGAGACAGAAGTGAGGATTTTCAAAATATTACCAAAGTATATAAATGATGAATTGTCTGCCCGGAAATTCGTTGATATATTGCTCCCTGTTTTAGCAAATGGAGCTCAAGATTCAG AATTTCGATTTGAAGCGGTGCAAGTCATATGTGATATTGTTCCAGTACTAGGGAGTGACGTTACGAATAATATTTTGAGTGCAGTATCTCCATTACTTACTTCTACTGATCTAGATAAGCGGTTTTATATCTGTGATCTTCTTGACGCTCTTGCCAGAGCTGACCCTTCCATTCAATTTGTG GCAAAACTTGTCCAGGACTTGAATGCAACCTCTCTCACGGATATAGATAGCCTCGATTATGATAGAGTGCTCGATGCTTATGACAAGATCACGGTTGATATGTTCAATACTATTCGAGAGGATCATGCATTAGTCATATTGTCTCACTGTGTCTATGACATGTCATCTAACGAATCAACCTTGAGGCACAGAGCTTATGATGCATTGATTTCATTTGTTCAATTTTCTGCCCTCATACTTGGCAAAGTGGTGAACAATGACTCCGAAATGCCTGACAAGATGTTAGCCTCTGAGGATCATTGCTGGACAAAAGGTTGCATTCAGCGCATAACAAGCAAATTTTTCTTGAAGCATATGGCTAATGCTATGAAGAGTGGGACGACTGTTAGAGTG GAATGGGTCGACTTACTTAGAGAAATGGTGTTAAAACTTCCAGAAGTGGCAAACCTTGGTTCACTGAAACCTCTACAGGATGAAAATCTTGAAATAGATTTCTTCAAAAATATTATTCACATACAG AAACATAGGAGAGCAAGGGCAATGAAACGCTTTAAGAATGCTGTCACTGACAGCTATATGCCAGAG GGCATCACAAAGAAACTGTTTGTTCCCTTCTTTTTCACGATCTTGATGGAGGAAGAAAAAGGAGAGCATATAAAAAATATGTGCATAGAGGTGCTTGCTTCAATTTCAAGCAGGGAGTGGAGTTCATCTTACTCGTTGCTGATGAGATGCTTCAATGAGATTAACAAAAATCCTCTGAAACAGAAACTTCTTTTGCGACTAATTTGCTCTATCTTGCACCAGTTCCACTTTTCAGAGACCATTGATACTGGTTCTGTAAATGAAATACAAAAATGCCTTCATAAATCTGTGCTTCCTAAGATTCAAAAATTACTCAGCGATTCTGAAAAGGTCAGTGTTAACATCAGTCTTGCTGCATTGAGAGTACTAAAGTTGCTACCTGGAGATGTAATGGACTCGCAGCTTCCTAGCATTATTCATCGCATTTCAAACTTTTTGAAGAATAGATTAGAAAGCATCCGTGAGGAAGCTAGGAGCGCTTTGGCTGACTGTTTGAAAGAGCTTGGGTTGGAATACTTGCATTTTATAGTCAAGGTTTTGCGAAGTACTTTAAAACGTGGATTCGAGTTGCATGTCTTGGGGTATACTCTAAACTTTATCTTATCGAAGTTTCTCACTACTCCTATCAGTGGGAAACTGGACTACTGTTTAGAAGATCTGCTATCTATTGCACAGAATGATATTCTTGGAGATGTTGCCGAGGAAAAAGAGGTTGAGAAGATTGCTTCCAAAATGAAAGAAACAAAGAAGCAAAAGTCTTTTGAAACTCTGAAATTGATTGCTCAAAGTATAACATTCAAAAGCCACGCCTTGAAGCTTATATCACCAGTTATAACTCAATTTGAGAAACATCTGACGCCAAAAACAAAGTCAAAACTGGAAAGTATGCTGAGTCACATAGCAGCTGGTATCGAGTGTAATCCAACTGTTGATCAGACTGATCTTTTTATATTTGTACATGGCCTGATTGAAGATGGAATAAATGAAGAAAAGGGTAAGGGTGAGAGTTCGTTCATTATGGGAGGAGATGGACTTCGTCGAAAGGATGTGGTTGGGAAAGGTAATTCCTCTGGCCGTATTGCAGGTGCAAAATCAGTGTGTTCATATCTTATTTCTGTGTTTGCTCTTGGGATATTGCAGAAATGCATAAAGAATATGAAAGTGAGAAAAAATGATGTACAAATACTGTCAATGTTGGATCCTTTCGTCACACTGTTGGGGATGTGCTTGACTTCCAAGTATGAAGATGTCTTATCTGCAACGCTTAGATGCTTAACTTCACTGGTCAGGTTTAATTTACCTGCTATTGAAGATCAAGCAGACAATTTAAAAGCAGTGCTATTTGATATTGCTCATAGTTGGTTGAAAAATGGCAGTTCCCTAATGGAGTCGTGTCTGAGGTTATTAACTGTACTTTTGCGGGGGAACAAAATTACTCTTTCCTCTGAACATCTTCATCTATTAATTCAGCTTCCGGTGTTTGTTGATATCGAAAGGGACCCTTCGTTTGTTGCTCTTTCACTTCTGAAGGCAATAGTTAAGCGTAAGCTTGTTGTTCCAGAGGTGTATGATCTTGTTACTAGAGTTGCAGAATTGATGGTAACAAGTCAAGTTGAACCAATTCATCACAAGTGTAGTCAGATTCTATCTCACTTCTTAAATGATTATCCTCTTTCAGAAAAGAGGTTGCAACAACATTTAGATTTTTTGCTGTCTAATCTGAG GTATGAGCACGCTAGTGGAAGAAAAACTGTGCTTGAAATGCTCCATGCAGTTATAGTTAAAAATCCACGAAGTGTTGTAGATGAGCAATCACAGACGTTTTTTGTTCATTTGGTGGTTTGCTTGGCTAATGATCGGGATAATGAAGTTCGTCTAATGGCTGGTGAGGCTATAAAACGTCTCACTGGCTGTGTAAGCCCACGCTCACTTCTCTCCATTCTTGAGTACAGTCTTTCTTGGTATTTGGGTGAAAAGCAGCAACTGTGGGGTGCAGCAGCACAG GTTTTGGGGCTGCTGGTTGAAGTAGAAGTCATGAAGAAACGATTTCACAAGCATATCAACAATGTATTACAAGTGACTAAAAGGATCTTGCAGTCCGCCATCGATGCTGTCACTCATGATTCTCCTCATGAAACTGCCATTCCTTTCTGGAAAGAGGCATTTTATTCATTGGTTATGCTGGAAAAAATTCTGAATCGATTTCATGATCTTTGTTTTGATAGGGATCTTGAG GAGATATGGGAAGCAATTTGTGAGTTACTCCTGCATCCACACATGTGGTTACGTTGCATTTCAAGTCGTCTTGTAGCCTTCTACTTTGCTTCTGTCAAAGAGTCTTGCTCAGGAGATAATGGAAATCCATTTGGCACTTACTACCTTATAAAACCCAATAAAATTTTCATGATAGCTGTGTATCTCTGCTGCCAACTGAAGTCGCAACTAGTTGATGATGCAGCCAATAAACTGATTACACAAAATCTTGCATTCACTGTGTGTGGTGTGCATTCTTTGATGGGTCTAACAGAGTGTGCAGATTCTCACCAGTTTTGGTATAACCTTGAACACCATGAGCAAGACCGATTTCTTAAAGTTTTTGAGTTGCTCGAAGCTAGAAAAGGAAAGACCATGTTTTTATCTCTTACCTCTGGCATTTGTGACGCAAATGATGAAAATCCCCCCAAGAATATTCTAAGCTTGCTCGTCTCTAACTTGCTCAAGAAAATGGGAAAGATTGCCCTTCAAATGGAGGCTATCCAG ATGAAAATTGTCTTCGATTGTTTCGGAAAGATCTTATCTGAAATGAGTCAGGAAGATTGCATGCTTTATGCTTATGAAATGTTGCAGCCATTGTATAAAGTTTGCGAAGGATTTTCTGGGACTGTGATCCCTG AAAATATGAAGCAATTAGCAGAAGAAGTTTCTGGACGTCTACGAAGTAAACTAGGCAGCCAGAATTATGCACAAGTTTACAATGACATCAGGAAACAACTCAAGGCAAAACGGGACAAGAGGAAACAGGATGAAAAGCGCTTGGCTGTTGTTAATCCTATGCAGAATGCCAAGAGGAAACTGAGGATTGCAGAGAAGCATCGGGCCAACAAGAAAAGGAAGCTGATGACAATGAAAATGGGGAGATGGGTACATCAGTCCAAGTCAAAGTGA